One segment of Macrotis lagotis isolate mMagLag1 chromosome 1, bilby.v1.9.chrom.fasta, whole genome shotgun sequence DNA contains the following:
- the SRSF4 gene encoding serine/arginine-rich splicing factor 4 isoform X2: MPGVPVEMAAMVLDAYWYLLQPPKGGYGYRRSGRDKYGPPTRTEYRLIVENLSSRCSWQDLKDYMRQAGEVTYADAHKGRKNEGVIEFVSYSDMKRALEKLDGTEVNGRKIRLVEDRPGSRRRRSYSRSRSHSRSRSRSRHSRKSRSRSGSSKSSPSKSRSRSRSGSHSRSKSRSRSKSRSRGKKEKSRSPSKEDKSRSRSRSVDKDRSKSKDKAEEKIQNNEEDGKAKSRSASQDKSKSQSRSRSRSKERAEKEERRGSVSRSRSQETSVGKARSRSRSKSKGQSRSRSRSKSKDKRKGRKRSRDESHSRSRSRSRSRSRSRSKSSKSKRHSKRESKTSSSKKKNKEDPEHSRSRSRSRSQSKGKEHLKLEGGPKEGKGDGEDVQANQEAQSRSRSNSKSKPNIQSESRSRSKSASKTRSRSKSRSASRSPSRSRSRSRSRS; encoded by the exons ATGCCCGGGGTCCCCGTCGAGATGGCAGCTATGGTTCTGGACGCA TATTGGTATCTGCTTCAACCTCCCAAAGGTGGATATGGTTATAGAAGAAGTGGAAGAGATAAATATGGTCCTCCAACCCGTACAGAATACAGATTGATTGTGGAAAATCTGTCCAGCCGCTGCAGTTGGCAAGATTTAAAG gaTTATATGCGTCAAGCAGGAGAAGTAACATATGCAGATGCTCACAAAGGGCGCAAAAATGAAGGTGTAATTGAATTTGTGTCCTATTCTGACATGAAAAGAGCTCTTGAAAAACTGGATGGAACTGAAGTCAATGGCAGAAAAATTAGACTCGTTGAAGACAGACCTGGCTCTAGACGGCGACGTTCCTATTCCAGAAGTCGGAGTCACTCAAG gtCTCGTTCTCGAAGCAGACATTCTCGTAAAAGCAGAAGTCGCAGTGGCAGCAGCAAGAGCAGCCCTTCTAAGAGTCGGTCCCGATCCAG GTCTGGCTCCCACTCCAGGAGCAAGAGCCGCAGCCGCAGTAAGAGTCGTAGTCGAGGCAAAAAGGAGAAGAGCCGAAGCCCAAGTAAGGAGGACAAGAGCCGTAGCCGAAGCCGCAGCGTAGATAAGGACCGAAGCAAAAGCAAAGATAAAGCGGAAGAGAAAATCCAGAACAATGAAGAGGATGGAAAAGCCAAGAGCCGCAGCGCCAGCCAGGATAAGAGTAAGAGTCAGAGCCGAAGCCGGAGTCGAAGCAAAGAGAGAgcagagaaggaggagaggaggggcagTGTGAGTCGGAGTAGGAGCCAGGAGACCAGTGTGGGCAAGGCtaggagccggagccggagcaaGAGCAAAGGGCAGAGTCGTAGTCGCAGCCGGAGCAAGAGCAAGgacaagaggaaaggaaggaagaggagccGGGATGAGAGCCACAGTCGCAGCCGCAGCCGTAGCCGTAGTCGCAGCCGTAGTCGCAGCAAGAGCTCCAAGAGCAAGAGACACAGCAAGCGAGAGAGCAAAACGAGCAGCAGCAAGAAGAAGAACAAGGAAGATCCGGAGCACTCCCGATCTAGGTCCAGATCCCGTTCCCAGTCCAAGGGGAAGGAGCACCTAAAGCTGGAGGGTGGCCCAAAAGAAGGCAAAGGTGATGGAGAGGATGTGCAGGCAAACCAGGAAGCCCAGTCCAGGTCCAGATCCAATTCCAAATCTAAACCAAACATTCAATCAGAATCTCGTTCCAGATCAAAATCAGCCTCAAAAACCAGGTCCCGGTCCAAATCCAGATCTGCCTCTAGATCACCTTCCAGGTCTCGGTCTAGATCCCGCTCCAGGTCCTAA
- the SRSF4 gene encoding serine/arginine-rich splicing factor 4 isoform X1 — protein sequence MPRVYIGRLSYQARERDVERFFKGYGKILEVDLKNGYGFVEFDDLRDADDAVYELNGKDLCGERVIVEHARGPRRDGSYGSGRSGYGYRRSGRDKYGPPTRTEYRLIVENLSSRCSWQDLKDYMRQAGEVTYADAHKGRKNEGVIEFVSYSDMKRALEKLDGTEVNGRKIRLVEDRPGSRRRRSYSRSRSHSRSRSRSRHSRKSRSRSGSSKSSPSKSRSRSRSGSHSRSKSRSRSKSRSRGKKEKSRSPSKEDKSRSRSRSVDKDRSKSKDKAEEKIQNNEEDGKAKSRSASQDKSKSQSRSRSRSKERAEKEERRGSVSRSRSQETSVGKARSRSRSKSKGQSRSRSRSKSKDKRKGRKRSRDESHSRSRSRSRSRSRSRSKSSKSKRHSKRESKTSSSKKKNKEDPEHSRSRSRSRSQSKGKEHLKLEGGPKEGKGDGEDVQANQEAQSRSRSNSKSKPNIQSESRSRSKSASKTRSRSKSRSASRSPSRSRSRSRSRS from the exons GTATGGTTTTGTTGAATTTGATGACCTCCGTGATGCAGATGATGCAGTTTATGAACTGAATGGCAAAGACCTCTGTGGAGAGCGAGTAATAGTTGAGCATGCCCGGGGTCCCCGTCGAGATGGCAGCTATGGTTCTGGACGCA GTGGATATGGTTATAGAAGAAGTGGAAGAGATAAATATGGTCCTCCAACCCGTACAGAATACAGATTGATTGTGGAAAATCTGTCCAGCCGCTGCAGTTGGCAAGATTTAAAG gaTTATATGCGTCAAGCAGGAGAAGTAACATATGCAGATGCTCACAAAGGGCGCAAAAATGAAGGTGTAATTGAATTTGTGTCCTATTCTGACATGAAAAGAGCTCTTGAAAAACTGGATGGAACTGAAGTCAATGGCAGAAAAATTAGACTCGTTGAAGACAGACCTGGCTCTAGACGGCGACGTTCCTATTCCAGAAGTCGGAGTCACTCAAG gtCTCGTTCTCGAAGCAGACATTCTCGTAAAAGCAGAAGTCGCAGTGGCAGCAGCAAGAGCAGCCCTTCTAAGAGTCGGTCCCGATCCAG GTCTGGCTCCCACTCCAGGAGCAAGAGCCGCAGCCGCAGTAAGAGTCGTAGTCGAGGCAAAAAGGAGAAGAGCCGAAGCCCAAGTAAGGAGGACAAGAGCCGTAGCCGAAGCCGCAGCGTAGATAAGGACCGAAGCAAAAGCAAAGATAAAGCGGAAGAGAAAATCCAGAACAATGAAGAGGATGGAAAAGCCAAGAGCCGCAGCGCCAGCCAGGATAAGAGTAAGAGTCAGAGCCGAAGCCGGAGTCGAAGCAAAGAGAGAgcagagaaggaggagaggaggggcagTGTGAGTCGGAGTAGGAGCCAGGAGACCAGTGTGGGCAAGGCtaggagccggagccggagcaaGAGCAAAGGGCAGAGTCGTAGTCGCAGCCGGAGCAAGAGCAAGgacaagaggaaaggaaggaagaggagccGGGATGAGAGCCACAGTCGCAGCCGCAGCCGTAGCCGTAGTCGCAGCCGTAGTCGCAGCAAGAGCTCCAAGAGCAAGAGACACAGCAAGCGAGAGAGCAAAACGAGCAGCAGCAAGAAGAAGAACAAGGAAGATCCGGAGCACTCCCGATCTAGGTCCAGATCCCGTTCCCAGTCCAAGGGGAAGGAGCACCTAAAGCTGGAGGGTGGCCCAAAAGAAGGCAAAGGTGATGGAGAGGATGTGCAGGCAAACCAGGAAGCCCAGTCCAGGTCCAGATCCAATTCCAAATCTAAACCAAACATTCAATCAGAATCTCGTTCCAGATCAAAATCAGCCTCAAAAACCAGGTCCCGGTCCAAATCCAGATCTGCCTCTAGATCACCTTCCAGGTCTCGGTCTAGATCCCGCTCCAGGTCCTAA